In the genome of Stomoxys calcitrans chromosome 4, idStoCalc2.1, whole genome shotgun sequence, the window aataaaaaaagttaCGCCGATACCATTGATAAAAAGACATctgtttaaaataaatgatttcTACTTGACAACTTCATATGAATACATCTGGGATGAGAGAGAAAAGGGTATGCTAATTAAGGTGGATCAATTTGTAAGGGCAAAAAAACAAACCCAGCAGTTGTTTAAAACGTTATCTACAATAAATTTTAGACCAAGGGGGTCTTACATCAAAATCGAGCTTCTGTTTTGGGTAACAACACTCACCCGTGTTTCCTATGCCCATGGGCGGGACACGAAGAATAGAACACATACAGTTCAAGCAACTTCGTGGTGGCTAAGTTCGGTCGAGAGAGAGGTCGGTTATTTTAGAGAGCTACTTATTTGATTTTTCAGGTTTTACTGGCACTTATACAAacacaatttaatattttcaactaTGTTAATGCGCCCATTACTGTTTTAGACCTATGGTTTGTTGGAATTTGTCGTACCTATATTACGATTTTGACAATCGCTTAAAATGAACCATCCCTTATGATCGTATAACACACTCAAATTTTTCCGACGTACTACATTGGCACTCTCTGATCGAtaaacacaattttaattgcaaaggctggtactaagttcgattacttttttagataatcgattttaaaccaaaaaaaaaaaacatttattattaaaaagccATTGAGTGTTTAAAAATCGATCGTGAAAAACATAGGGTTTTTAATGTGAATCAGGAATCAGTGCCGACCTTATCATatacaaatgaatttttaaacttGGAATATAAAAGTGCcttttttgaccattttgaCCAGCGCCAATTGGAAGTGTGCCCAATTAAATGTTTTATCTTGGTCCTTAAGTTTTAAGGTCTTTGTACAAATGTGCTTTGATACAGTATTTTTCTATATCACTATAATTAAGTAATTATGCTAGAAAACTTCTATTAAGAGCATTCAAAAAATTTCGCATACACATGCTAGAACTCAGTGAATAGTAGATAAACAACAGACATCTAAAGATGTGTATGTGTGTCAAAACCCATAAGTTGAAAAGGGGAAAGAATTATAAAATATACAAACATTGTTTATGTACCGTCAACGATGTAAAAACATATGGCcaatttcttaaatatttataaTCAATATTTCATGTGgtacatttatataaaatatagaaAACGATCTGACCCTAACAATGGAAAATGTCTTTTACGGTACCGGATCCCACTAGCCATAGAATcagtgagctgaatctggaaataaacagggtagtcaacgaacatgagcggaatttgtggctggaacaattgaagcaatgtaacttaggcaccggtttaggtaAGCTggggtctactgttaagtcccTCTCGAAGCCCGTAGACAGGAAGACAGGACCAcaatcacttttggcgaaataaccgtgactgatccgaagagatgtgcctggttgttcaaccgtcaatttattgtgcatcccgagagtgacaggcaaggaggagagccattcgtcgtatccgcggtttccgagccgatggacagccatcacaatttaccgtgggcgaagttacgaatgtcatccgttgcGCCAAatctgatgctgaagaatctggatctacctggaattgagtaccttactactgtcttcaacctgtctttgaacactctaatAGTTCCCGATGCctgaaaaatgggcagagtgatcccactaCTAAAGCCTGGAAAAGAGCCTAATttaggggagtcgtacagaccaatctccattctctcaccagtagccaagacgcttgaggcattactcttcCCTGGTCTCGTAGGAGaacttccattccattccaagCATCAGCACGGATTTCGAAGACTACATAGCAcacaacagctttgcataccataaccgcacacatttgccttgGCTTAAATCagtccaggccatgtgataggacgaccCTGGTGGCACTGGACCCATTGAAGGCGTTCGACACGGCCAGACATGCCAAactttttgaggacatcgctaATACATCGTTCCAGTCAGGCATGAAACGCTGGGCCGCGaactatctgtgtggtcgccagtcatttgtgaaatttagggataagaagtcgaagcaccgtagagtgaaacagagagtttcccaaggcggggtgatatctccggtacTATTTAATCTTTACCTATTCtatcctctacctatcctcctgCCACAAAATCTTCAGTCACATAGTTCACCACAAATacacgtgaggtgaatactgagcagaaagtgatggtcgatgaAGAAATGATTTGGAACCATGaagtgttccaaaatacttggaCTCACATTTGGCAGCTCCTAAACaatctccccacatgccacagcaatttgcgataaagtcaaaagtagaaacatggtcctcaagtcacttgccggtagCACTTGGGATGCTTACAAAGAAACCTAGTTGACCACGTTCAAAACAATTGGCCGGTTTGTGACTgtaatggtcgatggagaaatgattccgaccatcaagtatcttaaaatacttggcgtcgcattttacagctcttacacattctccccacatgccacagcaatttgcgataaagtcaaaagtagaaacaaggtcctcaagtcacttgctggcagcacatggagtgctgacaaagaaaccttgttgaccacgtacaaagcaattggccggtctgttgtaagttatgcagcgccagtgtggtctcatcagctctgtgacacgcagtggaataattttcaaatctgtcagaatgccgaccTTCGAACTGTgaagggctgtctccttagttctcacgtggaccacccCCATCagggacaaagatcctaccagtgcgaataCATAATTACATGCTGTTTTAGCAATACCTTTTGAGCTGTTATGGCAGAGACCATCCATATCATCATCttgccttaaggtagatctacatgatctatagCGTGAGGTACAGCGCTACAacagagaacctctagatcaagcggcatataaagcgggtctagacaactttcatgcagacacggtagcagatgcgataAATAGCCACTGGGTGAATATAtttcttggagaacgaccgcctcccgttACACCTggagaaattgacctccccggcaaaccagagtagttctggctcaattacgttccgacagatgcagccgcctcaactacttcagagcaaggattgctgacgtgcaagatgtatatcccgattgtaaacagggaccacacgtcacctATTAACCTAACCAGCCAGACCCACACGACTcatacccagatccctctgggtATGAGTCGTGTGGGTCTCTGAAgtcattcatcggcaagggctgtcgccccaatgtattgggttgcccaaaaagtaattgcggattttttaaaagaaagtaaatgcctttttaataagaatgaactttaatcaaatatacttttttacattttttttctaaagcaagctaaaagttacagctgataactgacagaagaaagaatgcaattacagagtcacaagctgtatcAAGTGCAGTgagtgtctcagtgagaggcaggGCGGCAACAGCTCttgattaaatactgagtgcatatgatgctcaatatgacaaggcgagttttttgGAGCCTTTAAGTAACCAATGGATATCACGTTTCTGCAGCGATCGGAACGACCTTGCTCACCaacagaagcttgacgaggatcgccacctccacatgcaaatgtgaataCAACGAaaacctaagtcagtaatcggctttttgtgcgctcaacgagttaaaattgcaaattggcccAATTTCCCGCAGCGATCGGAACGACCTTGCTCACCAACAGgagcttggcgaggatcgcCACGTCTACATGCATATGTGGTTACAATAACAACCtaacccagtaatcggcttattgtgtgcTTTACGAGTTAAAATTGCCAATTGGCCTATGAACATTTCTTAAATGAACATCTGGGATTCTTCTCCTCATTTGTAATGCCTAGTTTGAACGACGTGTCGCAGAGCAACATCTCTTAGTAAAGAAGTTTTGTACAGCTGAATACCTACTTCACAAAAATAGCcagttgaacgcctgggttctcgCCAGCATGCGAACCCAGTCTTATCCAATACTTTGGAGGCGCCTAAGTTCTATGACATCAATGTCATAACAATTACGTATATTGCAAAGGcgaatatatacaaaaaaaaaataaaattcttcattattcgatttttacataaaaatttaaatatttcaattcTATGAAAACATGTTTTATTTTCTAATACCATTCGCTTGCTTGAGAAACACATTGCCTTAGTTGAGCCACTACTCCCATCAATGGGGATTAATAAAACATAATAATGGCAACTCTGGCAAGGTTAAACAAATTCACTACTGCGAGAACGTGAAATATGCACACACATTCGCACAATCCCGTGGAAGCTCTCTAAATTAGAGTATTTTGCGTTTTGTAAACACAACAGAAaacaaggcaaaaaaaaaatggttgaacgagtaacacaaataaatttgaattgataataaataaaattgtattTGCCAAGAGAGCGCGGCAGAGAACCTTTGTGACATCAACGCATTAAAAAGACGAAAGTGAAGAAAAAAGCCTATACTATTTTCAGAATTAAAAGAACCCATGTATGCACCGTTAAGATTTGAAAGCGAAATTAAAATATGTaaacaaaaagagaaaataatATTGCACCATCGGTGAGCAGGtgggtaggtaggtaggtagattAATGCTTTGAGTTTTGTGGTGGTCCGCGAAATATTTTAGACGTCAATAATTATTTTTGATGACGGCGGTGAAGCAGAATTGGGTGTTTATAGATAAACATGTTGCTCAGCGTAGCTAAGGTATTTGTTGACTTATGGTAGTAAACGTTTTTTGATGGGTAACTTTGTTCCATAATTTTGTATCATATTCAGGCTTAAAAAGCGACATGTGTTTTTAAATTGCCTTGGTTGTATCGGTATAATCGCAGAAAAGCTGTTGCATCCAGAAAAGAAATGCATCCTCAATTCTGTGAAAGAAAAACTGATGCGCCGAGTTCAGTCTTCTCACAAAATGCACCATATGAAAAAGTGGgggaacaagaacaacaacaaaattatctTGGAGTTCTTTCGCTAAAAAATTGCGACGACAGCAATGTGTTTAAATCGTAATCAAATACCAACTGTCAAACGCACACCTCAATATGAACGCCAACTCTACGTATTTATTTTCGCTGCCGCAGCTTTATTATCTCTTCTGTTCTCAAATAAGGAGTGTTAGCACCAGTCAAATTCACTCATTTCGTTATGCCCACAACTAGAATTGTCAACGACACCGTCGGCAAAAGAAAGGCAACATTTGTTATTAAGCAGAAtataaaatttacacaaatataTTAAACTTTCACAATAACAAATGACATTATTTCCTAACAAGTatcttttgttttgaatttgaaGCCCTTAATTTTTAAAAGCCGCCCAAAATGGTTTGCCATTTAATTCCTGTGTGTGCGATCTACAAGGAAACCCCACAAACACTTACCGAGCGGGGGTAAGATACACTTAAGATCCAAAGCCGCTGAAGCTAACAAATTTGATTGTGTTTGGGTTCTTGGTTTGCTTGCTCTGTATTCTTGCGGTCGTCTTCGTTGTTGTCATTCTCTTTGGTgtgcttttttattttctttaaattgaatATTTCTCATAATAATGCAATGCTCCACATGAATGTACtcaatgctgttgttgttgctgttggtttAGTAATTCAACACATTTTTACTCACAAAACCAAATAGCAAGcacataacacacacacacactcaatgAAGCTCATTCTTCTTCGcaccatcatcaccatcactTCGTATCGTCATCCAAAATAAATCGACGGACGAACCAACCAGCTCACCAAAAGTAAGTctatacaacaacaaatacaagTAACAACCAATATCACGACGTCGTCGAATATACTCTTTTGCTCATACGCTCACAGAAtggtgtaaaaaaataaaaaaaaaagaattgtataaattgttttttttttcttttgtgcttacaacaaatatttttatcacTAATCGGAGAGTAGCGCACCGAGAAcgcaaaattttctctttttgtttttgttcccgagttgaaattgtgtttattcTGCTGCGGGCTCCGCCAACGTCGTTGTTGCTTGCTTGCTTATTAAACACTTCTCTTCTCTcttgtatttttttcaaaatcaaatcaCTTATTGTTCACTTTAACTTTTAATCACTTTTTCCGTTGAAACCTCCATCCAACCTCGCTGTTTTGCTGTTTTTGAGAATGAACATGACATTGCCAAGAGTTTGACAATTGTTGTCGATGAATTGGTCCGAAAATCGTAGCAATCGATTTGAAATCAATTATCAACGACCattgttatcgattttttttttaggaatcGGAAACCTACCTgagtttttatgaaaataatttacGAAAAATACATTATAGGTTGATGCCAGCATACCATCgtaattatttgaaaaaattatcgaTTTTTAGGAAACACTCCATGGCGAAACCATTAATGGTGATCTCATTGGTACAACAACCActaatcatatggtgcaatccgccatcttgtcatcaagctgagtTAATTTTATATGGCCAGACTGCAATAACCACAGGCTTTACCATTTAAATCTCGAAAAAGCCATAAAAGTATGTTTTCATTGGCCACTAAAACCGTATTTTTGGCTTTTTCAATCCTGTGTTCTTTTGCAagttttaccatacaaaaataaaacacagttaACAGTGCTCTTTAACTCCGGATTTAATGCCACGATCATCtgattttcttttataaaatcaggttacgagagccttaaatccggatttattaagcaatgtaaacggggttttaatcgctttttttggatttaagttacgtttccattttttttttatttaaatggttaatcctgttttttttttttttgtaggttatATCATACAAACATTAAAACAATGtttgcaggatttatttttaaatcccaaatgaACCCGATTTCTTgactgaataatcgataaaagtaccaaaatatgcaactgttttcaagaattgtatattgatgtgtgtgatatgcacattcatgtataATCGTGTACGCTTGTGCATGTCACTTAATTCCCCAAAAagacaggatttgtttttggttttattgggttgcccaaaaagtaattgcgggtttttcatataatcggcgttgacaaatttttttaacggcttgtgactctgtaattgcattctttcttctgtcagttatcagctgttactattagcttggtttagaaaaaaagtctaaaaaaagtacatttgacgTTATAGtgggatttggatacagctctgAAATTGGCAAATTTGATCAGCTGGACTTATGACTTTACCTTCTAATTGTACCAAGGTAGTGTATTCGTGAACTGTCAAATTCCATAAAAAACGTATAAAGTAAAAAtatgtgaaataaataaatgccttCTTTAAGCTAATGGCTTAAAAGGAGCACTTAATAACAATTAATCCTGTAGTAATATGCATGTAAGATTCAGTTAGTATAAAAATGGCATGtaattatgtttaaaaaaaaatatgttaaagtTTTTTGCAACAATTCCGAAAACTGAATAGAATACTCTGCTTCAACACAATTAAATTCagaattcactgaataaggttaagccaagcgatcagccgacatacaatttttggcagttcttggcattgaggatgtcaacttgttttctttttacattcattctttgtttacgctttcttctaaattttaaaatttgttcacaCTTGGTTCCTTTTTTCAcactttaattgttttaatttatgcTTTACGCGTTTATAATTATAAATCTTTTGATtttgtggctgctacacatgacaatgcaaataaaatctaaaatatAAATTAGGTAGTGTTCAAAAATTTGGCAGCCTAGTAGGAATTTGTGCCGCCATCGCCACAGGGTTGTATCCAAGAtacattcatttacaggtagtgtcaGTTGtcctacaacaaaatattgagtgcactatctgtcaaaatcagtgatcactgcaactctgattttgagtatgttactagttcgcgccatttttcgttgtttgtgtgtcatAGTTCTTagctataatacacacacactacCAAAAATCCTTGACAGATAGTGacatcgcgagaaaaaatttgtactcagctgtttacggcacactacctggtaattatgtcatggttggTGCTATGTGCCAAAGTATAAGCAAGTGGGATAAAGGttcaaaagcaaaatttttgtaatttaaacAATTGTACCGTGTGtttataataaagaaaaaatataaaaaattgtatgggaGCGCTAGGTTAAGACGATTCTCcgttaagcctagtactgacatcATTCACAgcaaaatgcctattaaattattgcgatatccgacggactcttttctttgtcagaacacaggatgcacttataaagtgaggtcatgcgaacagctgagtacaatttttgttttgattttgcaattaATCTAAATGTCAGTCTGGAAAATACAGCTGattatttttccaaaatctaAAAACGGTGGtgttaagcttctcgtgataacaatgaacactaTACAGATCGGACcccaaagttccagcttgtatggtgcacacagctatcccgtgccgggcgcTATTACATCTTCTTGATCTGCTTCTTCTTCCACGGGAGCTCTACTCATCGCGTCGACAAGCATCATGAGACTTCCTGGACGATGGCAAGAGTTAAAATCATATTAGACAAAGTTTAACAACCAACGCGACATATGTCGAACCATCGGTGTCATGGTTTTTATGTTCGAAATATCAGAGCAATCAGTGGAaacagtaaaattttttccaagtaGATAATTCTGTATCGATCACTCGCTTCCACAAGCGCAAGAAACTCCAATTCATATGCCATGGCGAAAAAATGaatggtggtctcatttgtacaacatatGGTGCAATTTGTCATCTTGCCattaagctgatcgacgttttgccaacacacacaaagaaatttgtgtgcgtgcgtGTATACCTGTGCGTACATGGACAGAGAATGTGTGAGAAAGATGGCAACAAAGacaatgcaaacaaaaaatttacatcttaataccgtcaaacctggccggatgttaacagctgttcgcgtgagaccacctttttaaatcggCTTTGTTCATATTCACGGTATTTCCTCTCCGAATCGCCTTCTCGACCTGGATCAGTCCATCTCTGCGCAGTTCTTGGCCTTTGTTTATATCATAAATACCCAGAACTGGTTCACAAGTTATCGCTTGAACCAAAATTCGCAGAAGTTTCTGGTATTCGGTCAGATGCCATCTCTTTGAGGAGTGGTAATGCTTGACCAGCATCCGCTGAAGAATGCATCCTATGATGTTCAAATCAAAGTATAAAAGGTTGAAGTTTTATAATATCAACCGGATACTTGCTTTCTTTTACGTAAACTAATAAATTATAGTTATCTgttattatttataaaaaaaactaacatttaTTGTATATATAACTAAACAATATGCTGAAGAATACCTTGGCGCACCAACGTCTCAACCTGTGAACGTGGCAAATAATGTTGACTGTTCTTTTTCAGATATATGACTTCACCATCTTCTAATTCAAATTTGCCAAAATCTTCAACACATCGCACCTCTATGTACAATGATTTTGGAGGCCTCAGATCGCCTGTTAGGTCAATACCTTGACCATCACCAATTGAACGCATGTATGATGCTAAAGATTTGGAGTATTTGTTAAAGAATGTTACTTCTGGTTCGCACAGATTTGTTTTGATATCTGGTGGGATAATGGGGCCAAACTCCCAACGTAAGGCCTTGATGCGCTGCAAACGTTGGTGCAAGTAGGTGAGAAGGCATCGTTTATTTCGTTGAAGAGCTGCATGCCGAAAATTCAAAAGAGGCCACAGTGTTCGATCACCTGAAGTTGAATAATTTGCTCTAAAAGACATTGAGAGGACATATTTGTAAGTCTTTTGAAACAGTATTTCTCTAGATTTACCAACTTACGCCTGTGCACAATTCTCATCAAATATTGCTTTGATTTCTTCCAAAACTTGCCGCACACCATCATCCTTggcatttattaaaaaatgggaTATCAGTGGAATCATTTTGCAATAAAACAACGTCATACTTACATCGAATGGGGGTATTGTCTGCGAAGACCTTTCCAAGTCTTTTATCAATTCAAATGCCTTATCggcaaacattttatttgatttgctcATACTAttgttgaattttgcacaacttctTACTGCCTTCTGGCTAATGTGTTTGTTgatgtttacttttttttggcgCCAAGATTtatatcagctgtttttgagtacATGGCAAGAATTGCAAGTGGTGCGTTTAGACGTGGTGTTGAACATGGGCGTAttcaaaatacatttatttaaaaatataaacagcCTATTTGCTTTTTATTACACAAATTAAATC includes:
- the LOC106089654 gene encoding DNA replication complex GINS protein PSF1; translation: MSKSNKMFADKAFELIKDLERSSQTIPPFDDDGVRQVLEEIKAIFDENCAQAANYSTSGDRTLWPLLNFRHAALQRNKRCLLTYLHQRLQRIKALRWEFGPIIPPDIKTNLCEPEVTFFNKYSKSLASYMRSIGDGQGIDLTGDLRPPKSLYIEVRCVEDFGKFELEDGEVIYLKKNSQHYLPRSQVETLVRQGILQHIV